A genomic segment from Spinacia oleracea cultivar Varoflay chromosome 3, BTI_SOV_V1, whole genome shotgun sequence encodes:
- the LOC130469718 gene encoding uncharacterized protein: protein MVVVARTGGGQPQQSRKAKTKTEREKDDEGELEGGLPAATATTSPPSDAASVAGNLLLLRRPSPSSPSLFLLHPRFSPLLKLLFFLAQPPRPSCDHQANRTAPPAPSPWPCPFGLLVPPSSSTQAQHSLVSVCLRQPPPPHAPPGLTTSASRRLAAAVICPPTNPSLFSFWRRILSRRLLKVLKWPISLFTQVSKDQ, encoded by the exons ATGGTGGTTGTTGCGCGAACAGGTGGTGGTCAGCCACAACAATCGAGAAAAGCTAAGACGAAAACAGAGAGGGAAAAGGACGACGAAGGAGAACTCGAAGGAGGCTTACCGGCGGCGACTG CCACCACCTCACCACCATCGGACGCCGCCTCCGTCGCTGGTAACCTCCTTCTTCTTCGTcgtccttctccttcctctcCTTCTCTGTTTCTTCTTCATCCCCGTTTTTCTCCCCTCCTCAAGCTTCTGTTTTTCCTTGCACAGCCGCCGCGGCCCAGCTGCGACCACCAAGCCAACCGCACCGCACCACCTGCACCTTCGCCGTGGCCCTGCCCATTCGGCTTGCTCGTCCCTCCTTCCTCCTCCACGCAAGCACAGCATTCTCTTGTTTCGGTTTGTTTGCGGCAGCCACCACCACCGCACGCACCACCAGGCCTGACAACCTCCGCAAGCCGCCGCCTTGCCGCCGCCGTGATCTGTCCGCCGACCAACCCTTCCCTCTTctctttttg gcggagaattctctctaggcgacttttgaaagtgttaaagtggcctatcagtttgtttacacaag tctctaaggatcaataa